One window of the Alphaproteobacteria bacterium genome contains the following:
- a CDS encoding M48 family metallopeptidase, whose amino-acid sequence MNHPFNIKYTKRKNSIALKIANNQVTVLAPIGTTYFTINDLLNKKAKWIQNKIVTTKNQELKRNELYLFGQKQLINFYPAKQNYFSLTPDQQLEFYYNKQLSSLEIKFLFSKWQQNFAHKYILARTTELIKLTKLSPCKIILKQTTSQWGSCSATKNISLCMNLLYTKKTVLDYVIIHELCHLKEMNHSKNFWQLVEKFCPNYKTEVEWLKKHNFLIEYDKELAFSL is encoded by the coding sequence ATGAATCACCCTTTTAACATCAAATATACTAAGCGTAAAAACTCTATAGCATTAAAAATAGCAAATAATCAAGTTACGGTACTTGCGCCAATTGGCACTACTTATTTTACTATAAATGACTTGCTGAACAAAAAAGCTAAGTGGATTCAAAATAAAATAGTGACAACAAAAAACCAAGAATTAAAGCGTAATGAGCTATATCTTTTTGGTCAAAAGCAACTCATCAATTTTTATCCAGCTAAACAGAATTATTTTTCTCTAACACCAGATCAACAATTAGAATTTTATTACAACAAACAATTAAGCTCTTTAGAAATTAAGTTTTTATTTTCTAAGTGGCAGCAAAATTTTGCTCACAAATATATTTTAGCTAGAACCACAGAATTAATTAAACTCACTAAATTAAGCCCGTGTAAAATCATATTAAAGCAAACTACTTCTCAGTGGGGTAGTTGCTCTGCTACTAAAAATATTAGCTTATGCATGAACCTACTTTATACTAAAAAAACTGTCCTTGATTACGTTATCATACATGAGTTATGCCATTTAAAAGAAATGAACCACTCGAAAAATTTCTGGCAATTAGTAGAAAAATTCTGCCCTAATTATAAAACAGAGGTAGAATGGTTAAAAAAGCATAATTTTTTAATAGAATATGATAAGGAGTTGGCTTTTAGTTTGTAG